The DNA sequence AGAGGTTTCAGTTCCGATAAAATTGCGGAAATACAAAACATTTATCGAGTTATTTTTCAAAACAAATTGAATATCACACAGGCCTTATCAGTAGTAGAAGCTGAATTTGAGGCCACCCCTGAAAGAGATGAAATCATCCAATTTATACAATCAAGTATGAGGGGGGTAATGAGAGGATTTAACGCTCAAGGATTATAAAAATAGTAGTAAAAAAATTTAAATTATATACATATGGCTGGAATGGGAGATATAAAAAAGGGACTTTGTATCAATTTTAATGATGACATCTATAAAGTAATTGAGTTTTTACATGTTAAACCGGGTAAAGGCCCTGCTTTTGTAAGAACTAAATTAAAATCTTTAACATCAGGAAAAGTTGTTGATAATACCTTTTCAGCAGGTAGTAAAATAGAAGATGTAAAAGTTATTACTCGCAAATATCAATATTTATATGATGACGATCATGGTTTTCATTTCATGAATAACGATGATTTTTCTCAAATTTATATAGATAAAAATTTGATTGAAAATGCTCAATTTATGAAAGCAGGAGAGGAGGTTATGATTATTCTTAAAGAAGAAGATGAAACACCATTGTCAGCAGAATTACCGGCAAGTGTTATCATGGAAGTAATAGAAGCAGAACCCGGCGTTAAAGGAAACACAGCTACCAATGCGCTTAAAAATGCAATCATTGAAACCGGAGCGAAGGTTTTAGTGCCCCTATTTATTGAGGCCGGTGAAAAAATAAAAATTAATACAGATGACGGCTCTTATATCGAAAGAGTAAAAGATTAGAAAAGATTAAATATATTCGTATATTTACCTATCATTTTTATTTAATATCATGAAATTTCCAAAATCATTTACACTAAAAAACATTGCATCAATTATAGGATGTGAATATATTGGAAAAGATGACTTTCCAATTTATGGAACTAACGAAATTCACCGCGTAAAAGAAGGAGAAATAGTTTTTGTAGACCATCCCAAATATTATGACAAAGCATTACGCAGCGAAGCAAGTGTAATTTTGATTAATAAAAAGGTTGAATGTCCGAAAAATAAAGCACTCCTTTTATCTGATGATCCTTTCAGAGATTTTAATAAAATCAATGATTATTTTGTAAAATTTACGCCTCAAAATAAGTTAATTTCAGATGACGTTCAAATTGGTACAAACACCGTTATACAACCGGGAGTTTACATTGGTAAACATGTAAAAATTGGCAATGATTGTGTGATTTTTCCAAATGTTACCATACATGATTATACTGAAATAGGTAATAATGTCGTTATACAATCAGGAACGGTACTTGGAGGTGATGGCTTTTATTATAAAAACCGCGGAAGTTATTATGATCGATTGAAATCCGTAGGTAATGTTATAATAGAAGATAATGTTGAAATTGGTTCGAATTGTACTATCGACCGAGGAGTTACAGCTTCTACCATTATCGGTGAAGGTTCAAAATTGGATAATCTCATACAAGTGGGACATGATACCATTATTGGAAGAAAATGCTTAATAGCATCTCAAGTAGGTATTGCCGGTTGTTGTAATATTCAAGATGAAGTGAGCATATGGGGACAAGCAGGATTTGCCTCTTCACTTACTGTGGGAGAAAAAGCTGTGATATTGGCACAATCGGGAGTTTCTAAAAATTTGGAAGCAGGAAAAACTTATTTTGGTTACCCTGCCGAAGAAGCTAAAAAGAAATTAAAAGAAATGGCTACACTCAAAAGATTAGCCAAATAAAAATTGAATTAATTATTCATCTTTAAATTATAGATATGTCTGTTTTGGTTGATAAAAATTCCAAAGTAATTGTTCAAGGATTTACAGGTAAAGAAGGTTCTTTTCATGCAGAACAAATGATTGAATACGGAACCCAAGTGGTTGGAGGAGTAACTCCGGGAAAAGGAGGAACTACCCATTTGGATAGACCTGTTTTCAATACAGTTAAGGATGCTATCGACCAGACAGGGGCTAATACCTCCATCATATTTGTTCCCCCTGCGTTTGCTTCAGATTCGATAATGGAAGCAGCACAAGCCGGAATAAAAGTTATTATATGCATTACAGAAGGTATTCCCGTTGAAGACATGGTTCAAGTTAAAAATTATCTTAAATCATACGATTGCACATTAATAGGCCCTAATTGTCCGGGAATTATATCAGCGGAAGAGGCAAAAGTTGGAATCATGCCCGGTTTTATTTTTAAAAAAGGAAAAGTCGGTATAGTTTCTAAATCAGGTACGCTAACCTATGAAGCTGCTGACCAAGTGGTTAAAGCCGGGTATGGGATTTCAACCGCAATTGGAATTGGTGGAGATCCTATCGTAGGAACATCTATTAAAGATGCCTTGCAACTACTTATCGAAGATAAAGATACAGAATGTATAGTTATGATAGGGGAAATTGGAGGTCAACTGGAAGTAGATGCGGCATTATGGTATAAATCAAATAATATAACCAAGCCTATTGTCGGATTTATTGCAGGAATTACTGCTCCTAAAGGAAGAACTATGGGTCATGCCGGGGCTATTGTTGGAGGAGAAAATGATACAGCACAATCAAAAATGAAAATTATGGCTGAATGCGGTATCCACGTTGTCAACTCTCCTGCAGATATAGGAAAAACGGTAGGCAAAATATTCGTTTAGGTATTTTTTGCACAGCAACAAACCAAAAAATTATATATTTATGAGAAAAAGCGTTCTTTTATTATTATTAATTCCGATTTTGTCTTATTCGCAAGTAAGATTTGGTGTAAGAGGAACACTTCAAAATACAAGTGTTTCCAATATACATAAAGAATCCAGCAGTAGAAATGCAGCATCTTTCGGTGTTTTAGCCCAAATTCAATTAGACTATTATAATCGGTTTTTCATACAGCCTGAGATATCATATTCCATGCAAGGGGAAAAAGATAAGATTAATCTGTCAGGAAATCAAACGAAGGCTAAATTTTTTCAAAATTATATAAACATACCGATTTATTTTAGGGCATATTTATCAGAATCCGAAAACGAATTTTTTGCAGAAGTTGGTCCTCAATTAGGAATATTAATATCCCAAAAAGATAAAGACTTAGAAAAAAAGCGATACGGATCCAACCCTAAGAATCTTGATACATCCATATCAGTAGGTTTAGGATATAGTATTGTTAGAAAATCAGAAATTTTCGTTCGTTATAATTACGGTTTTATGGATATTTATGATAAATTTTACCAAAAACAAAATACATCAGTAATTGCTTTAGGTTTTGCCTATATTTTTGATTAATTAAATATAAATAAAAATATATTTATGGGATTAATTTTGTTTAATCCCATTTTTTGTTATATACTTTCTGTGATTTTAAATTCTATAATTATAATATAATAGGTTTTACTATAAGTAAATTAAAACTATTAATCTACTATTTTAAATTTCATACCATTATAAAAACTAGACCTAAAATACCGACAGCTTTAAGTTTTATCTATGAAAAATTGTCAGTTATAATATATGACATTTGTGACAGAAAATTTTCAGCTATTATTTTTTTTAAAATTGCAACATTTTTTTTTAAAATATGTATTATTTAAACTAAAGGACACTTTTTATAAAAATAATATTAATATTTTTATTTATAACAGTACAATAATTTATATTTTAAATACAATAATTATCACTTTTATATATTGTCTGACCTATATAATAGTCAACTTGATAAAAATTATTGACGATAATAATCCAATAAACTAAGTGAACAAATTATCTCAAATACTATAATAATTAGATTATAAATTGAAACTATTTGTATTAAATAGAAATAAAAAATGGGATTAAAAAATTTGGCTTGAAGTTTGATGTGTGGAAGGAAAAATTAATCATAATATAAATTTTACCTTATGTATTGGACCTTAGAATTAGCGTCTTATTTAAGTGATGCGCCGTGGCCCGCCACAAAAGATGAATTAATTGATTATGCCATCAGAACCGGCGCCCCTTTGGAAGTAGTTGAAAATCTACAGGCAATTGAAGATGAGGGCGAGATTTACGATAGCATTGAAGAAATATGGGCGGATTATCCGACTGATGATGATTTCCTCT is a window from the Apibacter sp. B3706 genome containing:
- the efp gene encoding elongation factor P, with product MAGMGDIKKGLCINFNDDIYKVIEFLHVKPGKGPAFVRTKLKSLTSGKVVDNTFSAGSKIEDVKVITRKYQYLYDDDHGFHFMNNDDFSQIYIDKNLIENAQFMKAGEEVMIILKEEDETPLSAELPASVIMEVIEAEPGVKGNTATNALKNAIIETGAKVLVPLFIEAGEKIKINTDDGSYIERVKD
- a CDS encoding UDP-3-O-(3-hydroxymyristoyl)glucosamine N-acyltransferase, which encodes MKFPKSFTLKNIASIIGCEYIGKDDFPIYGTNEIHRVKEGEIVFVDHPKYYDKALRSEASVILINKKVECPKNKALLLSDDPFRDFNKINDYFVKFTPQNKLISDDVQIGTNTVIQPGVYIGKHVKIGNDCVIFPNVTIHDYTEIGNNVVIQSGTVLGGDGFYYKNRGSYYDRLKSVGNVIIEDNVEIGSNCTIDRGVTASTIIGEGSKLDNLIQVGHDTIIGRKCLIASQVGIAGCCNIQDEVSIWGQAGFASSLTVGEKAVILAQSGVSKNLEAGKTYFGYPAEEAKKKLKEMATLKRLAK
- the sucD gene encoding succinate--CoA ligase subunit alpha, which produces MSVLVDKNSKVIVQGFTGKEGSFHAEQMIEYGTQVVGGVTPGKGGTTHLDRPVFNTVKDAIDQTGANTSIIFVPPAFASDSIMEAAQAGIKVIICITEGIPVEDMVQVKNYLKSYDCTLIGPNCPGIISAEEAKVGIMPGFIFKKGKVGIVSKSGTLTYEAADQVVKAGYGISTAIGIGGDPIVGTSIKDALQLLIEDKDTECIVMIGEIGGQLEVDAALWYKSNNITKPIVGFIAGITAPKGRTMGHAGAIVGGENDTAQSKMKIMAECGIHVVNSPADIGKTVGKIFV
- a CDS encoding porin family protein, with product MRKSVLLLLLIPILSYSQVRFGVRGTLQNTSVSNIHKESSSRNAASFGVLAQIQLDYYNRFFIQPEISYSMQGEKDKINLSGNQTKAKFFQNYINIPIYFRAYLSESENEFFAEVGPQLGILISQKDKDLEKKRYGSNPKNLDTSISVGLGYSIVRKSEIFVRYNYGFMDIYDKFYQKQNTSVIALGFAYIFD
- a CDS encoding DUF2795 domain-containing protein; translation: MYWTLELASYLSDAPWPATKDELIDYAIRTGAPLEVVENLQAIEDEGEIYDSIEEIWADYPTDDDFLWNEDEY